From Nocardia sp. NBC_00416:
GGCATCCGGGTGTTCGATATCCGCGATCCGCACGCCATCCGGGAGGTCGCCTACTTCAACCCGCCCGCACGTACCGGACGCAACCTCGAACTCGTCAATTCACCGCACGCGCTGGCCTCGCTGCTCGGCATCCCGGCGATGACAGCCCCGAGCGCGGCGCGCGCGGTCCTCGAAGGCCAGTTCGATCCCTCCCAGGCACTGAGCTCCCGTACCGGGAAACTCGCCTTCGGCGATATCTCCACCGACTGGTGCATGTCCCCACCGGAGTGGCGCGGCAACGAGCTGTTCGTCACCTGCTCGGATAACGGGTTCATGGTGCTGCACGTCGACGAATCGGTGTATTCGGCGCCCGCGGATCAGCGATCCACCGTGGGTTCGTGAGCAGCGGCGACCCTCGTGCGCGGAGCCCGGCACACCGGCCGTCCACTGTGCGAGGCCGTACACCACCTGTCCAGGTCACCCAGAACACCGCACCGCGTTACCGGGGCTCGTCCTGGTGCGCGCGTGCGCGTCTCACTACCCGGCGGCTGTCGCGCCCTCGCCGGGGCAACCCGGTCCAGTGGACAGATGAGCCCGGACGCACAGAGCGTCCGGGCTCGTCCGATTCGATCGACTACTCGTTCACAGGGGCGGGAATCCCGCCGATCCGGTGGCGATCCAGTTCCAGAAATCTCCGGCGCGCTGCACGATGAGCGCGGCGATGTCGAGCACGGTACTACCCATTCGAACTAATCCTCACTTCAGCTTGCACGTACGGCGGCCCAGAGTAGGCGTCCGGCGCCGGGTACGACAAACGGGCCGCGGCCGCATGTCCCTGCCAGGACATCCCGACGCCCCGTGACCTGAATCAATGACCGGATCGGGCGGTCGTCTGGCCTGCGCGTCGGCTATCTGTGACGCGGATCTCCAGGAAAAGGTGACAGGGTGTTGTCGCGGACGGCTGCGACTGTCGACAGCATGATGATCACCGACGAGGATGTCCTGGCCGAGACTCTGGATTTCAACGAGCGTTTCGCCGCTGATGCCGCGAAACGCCCCGCGCGCACGGGCACGCCGGACGCGATCCGGCTGGCCACTCTGCGCCGTAACCGGCTGGGTGGCGACACCCCGCCGGTGCGGCTGCCGCACGGCCGAGACCGTGTCATCACGGACGGCGTGCGGGTCCGGGTATTCGTCCCCGACCACGTCGACGGCGTATACCTGCACATCCACGGCGGAGGCTGGGCATTCGGGTCGGCCGACGGGCAGGACGCGCGGCTGTGGCGGCTCGCCGAGCAGGCACGGCTGGCAGTGGTCAGCGTGGAGTACCGCCTCGCACCGGACCATCCCTTCCCCGCGGGGCCCGACGACTGTGCCGCCGCCGCGCTATGGCTGGTGGAACGGGCCGAAGCCGAGTTCGGCACCCGGCGGCTGCTGATCGGTGGTGAATCGGCCGGCGCCCACCTGAGTGTCGTGACACTGCTACGCCTTCGCGATCGGCACGGCATCCTCGGCGCGTTCGGCGCGGCCAACCTTCTCTTCGGTCCCTACGACCTGTCGATGACGCCGAGCCAACGATTGTTCGGATCACGACGGCTGCTGAGCAATACGGACTCACTGCGGGGCAGTTATGCGCTGTTCACCCCGGCGATGGGCGCGGAGCAGCGGCGCGACCCCGCGGTCTCCCCGCTGTTCGCCGACCTGTCCGGGCTCCCGCCCGCCCGGATCGTCGTCGGCACCGAGGACCCGCTGTTGGACGACTCGCTGTTCCTGGCGCAGCGGTGGCAGGCCGCGGGCGCGGCGGTGCAACTCGGTGTCGTCGCCGGTGCGATGCACGGCTTCACCCTGTTTCCGCTGACCGTCACCGAGCGGGAACTGCGGCGCGAGCGGGACTTCCTGGCTACCACGGGCGAGCGGGACCTACGGCCGCCACGGGAAGGTAGCGTCGGGGCGTGAACCGCACTGCTCGGCTCTATGCGCTGGTGGAAGAGTTGCGGGCGGCCGCGCCGCGCTCGCTGACGGTCGCGGCGCTCGCGGCACGATTCGAGGTGAATCCACGCACTGTGCAGCGTGACCTCCAGGCGCTCATGGAGACCGGCGTCCCGGTACGCGCCACAGCCGGGCGCGGCGGGGGCTGGTCGATCGACCCGGAGATGACCCTGCGCCCGATTCGGTTCAGCGCCGCGGAAGCCTCGGCACTTGCCATCGCTCTCGCCGCCGCCGACGCGGCCACCCCGTACGCCGGCGCTGCCCGCACGGCGGCCCAGAAGATCGCGGCGTCGATGACCGGCCCCGCCGCGGTGGCGGCACAGCAACTCGCCGCACAGCTCGTTTCGCTGCCGCCTGCCACCGACACCGTGGTCCGCGGCGCGGTGGAGCAATCCCTGGGCACCAACACGGTCCTGCGCCTGTCCTACATCGACGCCGCCGGGCGGGAAAGCGACCGCACCGTGGAACCGGCCGGCCTGCT
This genomic window contains:
- a CDS encoding helix-turn-helix transcriptional regulator; translated protein: MNRTARLYALVEELRAAAPRSLTVAALAARFEVNPRTVQRDLQALMETGVPVRATAGRGGGWSIDPEMTLRPIRFSAAEASALAIALAAADAATPYAGAARTAAQKIAASMTGPAAVAAQQLAAQLVSLPPATDTVVRGAVEQSLGTNTVLRLSYIDAAGRESDRTVEPAGLLTADGRWYLIAWCRERRAGRGFRLDRITAATPTGEPARPHDLAELLRGSAAAGAVQPATLAALTRPPTKRKAPPREASGPTSRPAGAATRDH
- a CDS encoding alpha/beta hydrolase — encoded protein: MMITDEDVLAETLDFNERFAADAAKRPARTGTPDAIRLATLRRNRLGGDTPPVRLPHGRDRVITDGVRVRVFVPDHVDGVYLHIHGGGWAFGSADGQDARLWRLAEQARLAVVSVEYRLAPDHPFPAGPDDCAAAALWLVERAEAEFGTRRLLIGGESAGAHLSVVTLLRLRDRHGILGAFGAANLLFGPYDLSMTPSQRLFGSRRLLSNTDSLRGSYALFTPAMGAEQRRDPAVSPLFADLSGLPPARIVVGTEDPLLDDSLFLAQRWQAAGAAVQLGVVAGAMHGFTLFPLTVTERELRRERDFLATTGERDLRPPREGSVGA